The following coding sequences are from one Luteolibacter yonseiensis window:
- a CDS encoding heavy metal translocating P-type ATPase, whose protein sequence is MSEHDHQDHKQEPVKKTGCSSCEHSHDESPLPQGALVVASGVLTGIGLLLNWLHVAPGWLATVAFAAATLAGGLLVFPAAWGALKKFKLDINVLMAVAVTGAWIIGEGAEAASVVFLFSLSELLESWASGRARKAVDSLLKLSPPTALVKNADGTEQEIPVADVAVDREILIRSGSRIPLDGEVVSGNSSVNQAPITGESLPVEKKAGDPVYAGTVNAEGSLTVRVTKPAAESTLARIIQLVGEAEENKPPTQRFVDRFAAIYTPAVFVVAILVALIPPLFFQQPWQFWIYRSLVLLVISCPCALVIATPVSIVSGLTALARRGVLVKGGVHLESVGKLRALAVDKTGTITQGKPQVVEIIPIGELSEEEVLRSSAAINTHSEHPLAFAIVETARSRNIEFAPAADYVSVTGQGAQATVDGHPYFIGNHRMAHEAGVCTPEVEKILATIEAKGQSLAVLGHLPHGECRGRILGIIAIADTLRPEVVEALRQIHKAGIQKVIMLSGDNQRTASAIAKQAGIDEAIGDLMPDQKVDHVRKLVSQYTHVGMIGDGVNDAPALAVATVGFAMGAIGSDTAIETADIALMKDDLTRVAETVILGRRTLGIIRFNVIFALAIKAVVLTLAFVGIAGLWLAILADTGATLLVILNSLRLLAAPKKP, encoded by the coding sequence ATGAGCGAACACGACCATCAGGATCATAAGCAAGAGCCCGTCAAAAAGACCGGTTGCTCCAGTTGCGAACACAGCCACGATGAAAGCCCTTTGCCACAGGGCGCGCTGGTTGTGGCATCGGGGGTATTGACAGGCATCGGCCTCCTTTTGAACTGGCTCCATGTCGCTCCCGGGTGGCTCGCCACCGTAGCTTTTGCGGCCGCCACACTGGCTGGTGGCCTGCTCGTCTTTCCCGCTGCGTGGGGAGCATTGAAAAAATTCAAACTGGACATCAACGTCCTCATGGCCGTCGCGGTGACAGGTGCATGGATCATTGGCGAGGGAGCGGAGGCAGCCAGCGTCGTCTTCCTTTTTTCGCTTTCGGAACTGCTGGAATCCTGGGCATCCGGTCGGGCGCGCAAGGCGGTGGATTCCCTGCTCAAACTCTCGCCTCCCACCGCGTTGGTGAAAAACGCGGATGGCACCGAACAGGAAATTCCGGTTGCAGATGTTGCGGTGGATCGGGAGATCCTGATCCGCAGCGGCAGTCGCATCCCGCTGGATGGAGAGGTGGTTTCAGGAAACTCCAGTGTCAACCAAGCCCCTATCACCGGCGAGTCCCTGCCAGTGGAAAAGAAAGCCGGCGATCCTGTTTACGCGGGCACGGTGAATGCCGAAGGCTCTCTGACAGTCCGGGTCACCAAGCCCGCTGCGGAATCCACCCTCGCCCGGATCATCCAACTCGTCGGTGAGGCCGAGGAAAACAAACCTCCGACGCAACGTTTCGTCGATCGCTTCGCGGCGATTTACACTCCTGCCGTCTTCGTTGTCGCGATCCTGGTGGCTCTTATTCCGCCTCTTTTCTTCCAGCAGCCGTGGCAATTCTGGATCTATCGCTCGCTCGTTCTCCTCGTGATTTCCTGCCCCTGCGCTCTCGTCATCGCAACTCCGGTGAGCATCGTCTCAGGTCTCACCGCTCTGGCCCGCCGTGGAGTGTTGGTGAAGGGCGGCGTGCATCTGGAGTCTGTCGGGAAACTCCGAGCACTCGCCGTCGATAAGACCGGCACCATCACGCAAGGGAAGCCACAGGTCGTCGAAATCATACCCATTGGCGAGCTTTCCGAAGAAGAGGTTCTCCGCTCTTCCGCCGCGATCAATACCCACTCGGAGCATCCTCTTGCGTTCGCGATCGTCGAAACCGCCCGCTCACGGAACATCGAGTTCGCTCCTGCGGCAGACTATGTCTCCGTCACCGGGCAAGGTGCGCAAGCCACCGTTGACGGCCATCCTTACTTCATTGGAAACCATCGAATGGCCCACGAAGCGGGTGTCTGCACCCCCGAGGTTGAAAAAATACTCGCCACCATCGAGGCCAAGGGCCAGTCCCTCGCCGTCCTGGGACATTTGCCCCATGGGGAATGCAGGGGAAGAATTTTAGGCATCATCGCCATTGCCGATACCCTCCGCCCGGAAGTCGTGGAAGCACTCCGCCAAATCCACAAGGCGGGGATTCAAAAGGTCATCATGCTCAGCGGGGACAACCAACGCACCGCGTCCGCCATCGCCAAGCAGGCGGGTATCGATGAAGCCATCGGCGATCTCATGCCGGACCAAAAAGTGGATCACGTCCGCAAGCTGGTCAGCCAGTACACCCATGTCGGCATGATCGGCGATGGAGTGAATGATGCTCCGGCGCTCGCGGTCGCTACGGTCGGCTTCGCCATGGGAGCCATCGGCAGCGACACGGCCATCGAAACAGCGGACATCGCGCTGATGAAAGACGATCTGACGCGGGTGGCCGAAACGGTGATTCTCGGGCGACGCACTCTCGGCATCATCCGCTTCAACGTCATCTTTGCGCTAGCCATCAAGGCCGTGGTTCTGACCCTGGCCTTCGTGGGCATCGCCGGACTTTGGCTCGCCATTCTCGCCGACACAGGCGCAACCCTGTTGGTCATCTTGAACTCATTGCGTCTGTTGGCAGCCCCCAAGAAACCGTGA
- a CDS encoding efflux RND transporter permease subunit, with product MLTKLLEASLRHRWLVILATLAIAALGVYNFNRLPIDAVPDITNVQVQINTSAPGYSPFETEQRITYPVETAMAGIPFLEQTRSLSRYGLSQITVSFEEGTDIYWARQQIAERLTQVSGQMPEGIEPEMGPISTGLGEIYMYSVEADPDAKKPDGTPYTPTDLRTIHDWVVKFQLRNVKGVNEVNAIGGFVKQFHVQPDPAKLHAYDLSLNDLVGSLSRNNQNTGAGFIEKNGEQFIVRSPGQVRTLDDISSIVVTTRDGIPVRIGDVAEVSLGKELRSGAGTLDGEEVVLGTTMMLIGENSRTVSQRVESKIDEINRSLPDGVHLKTVYTRTTLVDATIETIKKNLVEGALLVIVILCLALGNIRAALIAAAVIPLAMLFTITGMVENKVSGNLMSLGALDFGIIVDGAVIIVENCIRCLAEEQHRRGRLATLMERLRTVRDATKEVVVPSLFGSFIIMVVYLPIAALTGVEGKMFHPMAFTVVVALLGAMIFSVTFIPAAVAIFLGGKISEKENFVVRGVKRLYEPLLKAALDHRVFVLTAAMAILILSGLLASRMGSEFIPSLDEGDVALQALRMPSTGITQSVEMQKQLEKALIKIPEVAHAFARTGSAEIATDPMPPSISDGYVMLKPQSQWPDPTIGKAQVLDKINEVATSQLGANYEISQPIELRFNELISGVRSDLGVLIYGDDMDVLLGTGNKIAAVVNGVTGAADVKVEQVTGLPMLTVNIDRQAISRYGLDIAEVQEAVEIAIGGKEAGTVYEGDVRSPLIVRLPETLRKDLDAIRRLPIPIKKTEPDEDSKSLNPVGSGPGFVTLGSVAKLELANGPNQISRENGKRRIVVTSNVRGRDLGSFVTEVQQKIESSKVVPAGYWVEYGGQFQQLLSATKRLQLVIPITLFLILLLLFMTFGSVKDALLVFSGVPLALTGGIAALWIRDIPLSISAAVGFIALSGVAVLNGLVMISFIKSLRKQGKELLDAVIEGSVLRLRPVLMTAAVAALGFVPMALAHGRGAEVQKPLASVVIGGIITSTILTLFVLPVLYAIFHRKSVEERDREIDFNAPVED from the coding sequence ATGTTGACCAAACTTCTTGAAGCCTCACTGCGCCACCGCTGGCTGGTAATACTCGCCACCTTGGCGATTGCCGCGCTCGGTGTTTATAATTTCAACCGCCTGCCGATTGACGCGGTGCCTGACATCACCAATGTCCAGGTCCAGATCAATACGAGCGCACCGGGCTATTCCCCTTTCGAGACGGAACAGCGCATCACCTACCCTGTGGAAACCGCAATGGCGGGTATCCCCTTTCTGGAACAAACCCGCTCGCTCTCCCGTTACGGCCTCTCGCAGATCACCGTCTCCTTTGAAGAGGGAACCGACATCTACTGGGCTCGCCAACAGATCGCCGAACGCCTCACCCAGGTTTCCGGTCAGATGCCAGAAGGCATCGAGCCGGAAATGGGCCCTATTTCCACCGGTCTTGGTGAGATCTACATGTATTCCGTCGAGGCTGATCCCGATGCGAAGAAGCCCGACGGTACTCCTTACACACCGACGGACCTTCGGACCATCCATGACTGGGTCGTCAAGTTCCAGTTGCGGAACGTCAAGGGCGTCAACGAGGTCAATGCCATCGGTGGATTTGTGAAACAGTTCCATGTCCAGCCCGATCCGGCGAAGCTTCACGCTTACGATCTATCACTCAATGATTTGGTGGGATCGCTCTCGCGCAACAACCAGAACACCGGCGCGGGCTTCATCGAGAAGAACGGCGAGCAGTTCATCGTCCGTTCACCCGGACAAGTGAGAACCCTGGATGATATTTCCAGCATCGTGGTGACCACTCGCGACGGCATCCCCGTCCGCATTGGCGACGTGGCGGAAGTTTCCCTCGGCAAGGAACTGCGCTCCGGCGCAGGCACGCTTGATGGCGAGGAAGTGGTTCTGGGTACCACCATGATGCTGATCGGCGAAAACAGCCGTACGGTTTCCCAACGCGTGGAATCCAAAATTGACGAAATCAACCGCAGCCTTCCCGACGGCGTCCATCTGAAGACCGTTTATACCCGGACCACGCTTGTGGATGCCACCATTGAAACCATCAAGAAGAACCTGGTTGAAGGAGCGCTCCTCGTGATCGTCATCCTTTGTCTGGCCCTCGGAAACATCCGCGCGGCACTGATCGCAGCGGCCGTTATTCCACTGGCCATGCTCTTCACGATCACCGGCATGGTGGAGAACAAGGTGAGCGGAAACCTCATGAGCCTTGGCGCGCTCGACTTCGGCATCATTGTCGATGGAGCCGTTATCATCGTGGAAAACTGCATCCGTTGTCTGGCGGAAGAGCAACACCGTCGCGGACGTCTGGCAACACTGATGGAGCGATTGCGGACCGTTCGTGATGCGACCAAAGAAGTCGTCGTTCCCAGCCTCTTCGGCAGCTTCATCATCATGGTCGTCTATCTGCCCATCGCCGCGCTGACAGGCGTGGAAGGAAAGATGTTCCACCCGATGGCGTTCACCGTGGTCGTCGCATTGCTCGGAGCGATGATTTTCTCCGTCACCTTCATTCCTGCGGCGGTCGCCATTTTCCTCGGCGGAAAGATTTCCGAAAAGGAAAACTTCGTCGTCCGAGGAGTGAAGAGACTTTATGAACCGTTGCTGAAGGCCGCGCTGGATCACCGGGTGTTCGTTCTCACCGCCGCCATGGCGATCCTCATCCTGTCCGGCTTGCTCGCCAGCCGCATGGGTTCGGAGTTCATTCCAAGCCTCGACGAAGGCGACGTTGCATTGCAGGCGTTGCGAATGCCTTCCACGGGGATCACCCAGTCGGTGGAAATGCAGAAACAGCTTGAAAAGGCACTCATCAAGATCCCTGAGGTCGCGCATGCGTTTGCTCGCACGGGTTCGGCTGAAATCGCCACCGACCCGATGCCACCGAGCATCTCGGACGGATACGTGATGCTCAAGCCCCAGTCCCAATGGCCCGACCCAACCATCGGCAAGGCTCAGGTGCTGGATAAAATCAACGAAGTCGCGACGTCCCAACTCGGAGCCAACTATGAAATCAGCCAGCCCATCGAGTTGCGTTTCAATGAATTGATCTCGGGTGTGCGCAGCGATCTGGGCGTTCTCATCTACGGCGACGACATGGATGTTCTGCTGGGCACCGGCAACAAGATCGCTGCGGTCGTCAATGGCGTCACCGGAGCCGCCGATGTCAAAGTGGAGCAAGTTACCGGATTGCCGATGCTCACTGTGAACATCGACCGTCAGGCGATCAGCCGTTACGGGTTGGACATCGCAGAGGTGCAGGAAGCCGTCGAAATCGCCATCGGCGGCAAGGAAGCGGGCACTGTTTACGAAGGAGACGTGCGCTCGCCTCTCATCGTGCGGCTCCCGGAAACGCTGCGAAAGGATCTTGATGCCATCCGACGTCTGCCGATTCCGATCAAGAAAACCGAACCCGATGAAGATAGCAAATCCCTGAACCCCGTCGGATCAGGTCCAGGATTCGTTACTCTCGGTTCCGTGGCAAAGCTGGAACTTGCCAACGGACCCAACCAGATCAGCCGTGAAAACGGCAAGCGCCGCATCGTGGTAACCTCAAACGTCCGGGGTCGTGACCTCGGCTCTTTCGTGACCGAGGTTCAACAGAAGATCGAGTCATCCAAAGTGGTTCCAGCCGGCTACTGGGTGGAGTATGGCGGGCAGTTCCAACAACTGCTCTCGGCCACCAAGAGGCTTCAGTTGGTGATTCCGATCACACTGTTCCTGATCCTGCTGTTGCTGTTCATGACCTTCGGCAGCGTGAAGGATGCCTTGCTTGTCTTCTCGGGGGTGCCGCTCGCCCTCACCGGAGGCATCGCCGCCCTGTGGATACGGGACATTCCGCTATCGATCTCGGCCGCGGTCGGATTCATCGCACTGTCCGGCGTGGCCGTGCTCAACGGACTCGTAATGATCAGCTTCATCAAGAGCCTCCGCAAGCAAGGCAAGGAGCTGTTGGATGCTGTCATCGAAGGCAGCGTCCTGCGTCTCCGACCGGTGCTGATGACTGCCGCCGTTGCTGCCTTAGGCTTCGTGCCCATGGCATTGGCTCACGGCCGTGGAGCGGAGGTTCAGAAGCCGCTGGCCTCCGTCGTCATCGGCGGGATCATCACCTCGACGATTCTAACGCTGTTCGTTCTGCCCGTGCTTTATGCGATCTTCCATCGCAAGAGCGTGGAGGAACGTGATCGCGAAATCGACTTCAACGCGCCTGTCGAAGACTGA
- a CDS encoding efflux RND transporter periplasmic adaptor subunit, producing the protein MNKLLKILNIIALVAVAFFLGRMILNTEKHEAAAEEPAAEAGGEGAATDFVKITDEKLEQAKIETAITGPSVLERQRTLFGQFRANEEGLAHLAPRFPGVIHSVSKRLGEKVEKGETVVVIESNESLETYEVKSLISGTVIFRDAQPGEAVTEGQRLLTVADLSTMWVDLSAYPEDYHILKLGQPVKITATALHKPLDAKIDYISPFGTEGTQTMLARATVSNADQHLRPGLFAEGNIQVGKEDVPLAVSNAALQTWDGHDVVFVKEDDGFKAITVELGRTDGTFTEILSGLKAGQTYATANSFLLKAELGKSMAEEE; encoded by the coding sequence ATGAACAAACTTCTCAAAATTCTCAACATCATCGCGCTTGTCGCAGTCGCCTTCTTCTTGGGCAGAATGATTCTCAACACGGAAAAACATGAAGCCGCCGCAGAAGAGCCCGCCGCCGAGGCTGGTGGCGAAGGCGCTGCTACGGATTTCGTTAAAATTACCGACGAAAAACTCGAACAGGCTAAAATCGAAACCGCCATTACCGGCCCCAGCGTTCTGGAACGCCAACGCACCTTGTTCGGGCAGTTCCGCGCGAACGAGGAAGGGCTCGCCCACCTCGCCCCACGGTTTCCCGGCGTGATCCATTCCGTGAGCAAGCGGCTGGGTGAAAAGGTCGAAAAGGGAGAGACTGTCGTGGTCATCGAGTCCAACGAGAGCCTTGAAACCTACGAGGTGAAATCCCTCATCAGCGGGACCGTGATCTTCCGTGACGCGCAACCTGGCGAAGCGGTCACTGAAGGACAACGTCTGCTGACGGTCGCCGACCTTTCCACCATGTGGGTGGATCTCAGCGCCTATCCGGAGGACTACCATATCCTGAAACTCGGCCAACCGGTCAAGATCACGGCCACCGCGCTGCACAAGCCGCTGGATGCGAAAATCGATTACATCTCACCGTTCGGCACCGAAGGAACCCAGACCATGCTCGCGAGGGCGACCGTGTCGAATGCTGACCAACATCTTCGTCCCGGTTTGTTCGCGGAAGGCAACATCCAGGTGGGCAAGGAAGATGTTCCGCTCGCTGTCAGCAATGCCGCACTCCAGACGTGGGATGGGCACGATGTCGTGTTCGTGAAGGAAGATGATGGCTTCAAGGCCATAACGGTGGAACTCGGACGTACTGACGGAACCTTCACGGAAATCCTGTCCGGCTTGAAGGCCGGGCAGACCTACGCGACCGCCAACAGCTTCCTGCTCAAGGCGGAGCTGGGCAAGTCCATGGCGGAGGAGGAGTGA
- a CDS encoding TolC family protein, translated as MPKPGETLSFGQAAWLALENNPGLQPFNPALRAADGKILQASLRPNPTLEGRMENILGSNGATRGFDAAESTVAISQLIENGGKLEARREVEIAEKALVRSDYQIARRELFAEVSKAFAQTLAAQEKVALYMQLVELNESFIPEIDKRIEAGKVTAVEKVRAKTAVTTARLATQQAQREFRTAALRLAATWGSTTAGFSKVSGTLGELPSLSDQASLEQRLYSHPAYQKESREVSKSVAENRLAIANGKSDVTVQGGVKHFWEGNDEVALVVGLSIPIPFNNWNQGEIASTKAEIEVAQKQRDAKMNSLRAELNASVQTLASVRREVETIKSELLPGAQEAFDGVQDGYSKGRFGYLDLIEARRNLTEARVQLLTANAAYHESAAEIAGLTAPMPGESASK; from the coding sequence ATGCCCAAACCGGGTGAGACACTCAGCTTCGGCCAGGCCGCGTGGCTCGCTCTCGAAAACAACCCGGGTCTCCAGCCTTTCAACCCCGCTCTCCGCGCCGCTGACGGTAAGATTCTTCAAGCCTCCTTACGGCCGAATCCCACTTTGGAAGGGCGAATGGAGAATATTCTCGGGAGCAATGGCGCCACCAGAGGCTTCGACGCAGCCGAGTCCACCGTCGCGATCAGCCAGTTGATCGAAAACGGCGGCAAGCTCGAAGCCCGGCGTGAGGTTGAAATCGCCGAGAAGGCTCTCGTTCGCTCGGATTACCAGATCGCCCGCAGGGAACTTTTCGCCGAAGTCAGCAAAGCATTCGCCCAGACTTTAGCCGCACAGGAAAAGGTGGCCCTTTACATGCAGTTGGTGGAACTCAACGAGTCCTTCATTCCGGAGATCGATAAGCGGATCGAAGCTGGCAAAGTCACGGCCGTTGAAAAGGTTCGGGCAAAAACCGCCGTGACCACTGCTCGGCTCGCGACCCAGCAAGCACAGCGTGAATTCCGCACGGCGGCGCTTCGGCTCGCTGCTACATGGGGTTCCACAACTGCCGGTTTCTCAAAAGTTTCCGGCACTCTCGGCGAGTTGCCGAGCCTCTCCGATCAGGCGTCGCTGGAACAGCGCCTCTATTCCCATCCCGCCTATCAGAAGGAATCCCGGGAGGTTTCAAAGTCCGTGGCGGAAAACCGTCTGGCCATCGCAAATGGCAAATCCGATGTGACAGTCCAAGGCGGCGTGAAGCATTTCTGGGAAGGCAATGACGAAGTCGCGCTTGTCGTCGGACTCTCCATCCCGATCCCGTTTAACAACTGGAACCAGGGCGAAATCGCCTCCACCAAAGCTGAAATCGAAGTCGCTCAGAAACAGCGTGATGCGAAAATGAATTCGTTGAGGGCCGAGCTGAACGCATCGGTGCAAACGTTGGCATCCGTTCGCCGTGAGGTGGAGACAATCAAATCCGAGCTGCTTCCCGGAGCACAGGAGGCCTTTGATGGCGTTCAGGACGGTTACTCGAAAGGCCGCTTCGGCTACTTGGATCTGATCGAGGCCCGTCGCAACCTCACCGAAGCTCGTGTCCAACTGCTGACAGCAAACGCCGCCTACCATGAATCGGCTGCGGAAATCGCCGGACTCACCGCTCCAATGCCCGGAGAAAGCGCATCCAAGTAA